One window of the Camelina sativa cultivar DH55 chromosome 1, Cs, whole genome shotgun sequence genome contains the following:
- the LOC104699157 gene encoding subtilisin-like protease SBT1.8, producing MASSSITITTTFLFLLLLHHASAKKTYIVRVKHSDKPDSFQTHHDWYTSQLQSESSLLYTYTTSFHGYSAYLDSDEADSLLRDSDSVLDVFEDPVYTLHTTRTPEFLGLNSEFGVYTGQDLGSASNGVVIGVLDTGVWPESKSFDDTDMPEIPSKWKGECESGSDFDPKLCNKKLIGARSFSKGFQMASGGGFSSKRESVSPRDVDGHGTHTSTTAAGSAVRNASFLGYAAGTARGMASRARVATYKVCWSTGCFGSDILAAMDRAILDGVDVLSLSLGGGSAPYYRDTIAIGSFSAMEKGVFVSCSAGNSGPTRASVANVAPWVMTVGAGTLDRDFPAFANLGNGKRLTGVSLYSGVGMGTKPLELVYNQGNSSSSNLCLPGSLDSTLVRGKIVVCDRGVNARVEKGAMVRDAGGLGMIMANTAASGEELVADSHLLPAIAVGKKTGDLLREYIKSDSHPTAVLVFKGTVLDVKPSPVVAAFSSRGPNTVTPEILKPDVIGPGVNILAGWSDAIGPTGLEKDSRRTQFNIMSGTSMSCPHISGLAGLLKAAHPEWSPSAIKSALMTTAYVLDNTNSPLHDAADNRLSNPHAHGSGHVDPQKALSPGLVYDISTEEYIRFLCSLEYTVDHIVAIVKRPSVNCSKKFSDPGQLNYPSFSVLFGGKRVVRYTREVTNVGAASSVYKVMVNGAPSVGISVKPTKLAFKRVGEKKRYTVTFVSKKGVSMTNKAEFGSITWINPQHEVRSPVAFSWNRF from the exons ATGGCCTCTTCctccatcaccatcaccaccaccttcctcttcctcctcctcctccaccacgcTTCCGCTAAAAAAACCTACATCGTCCGAGTCAAACACTCCGATAAACCAGACTCATTCCAAACTCACCACGACTGGTACACTTCCCAACTCCAATCGGAATCATCTCTCCTCTACACTTACACAACCTCTTTCCATGGCTACTCCGCTTACCTCGACTCCGACGAAGCCGATTCTCTCCTCCGCGACTCCGATTCGGTCCTCGACGTCTTCGAAGATCCAGTCTACACGCTGCACACCACTCGCACACCTGAATTCCTCGGTCTCAATTCCGAATTCGGTGTTTACACTGGTCAAGATCTCGGCTCGGCTTCCAACGGCGTCGTAATCGGAGTTTTGGATACCGGTGTTTGGCCTGAATCTAAAAGTTTCGATGATACTGATATGCCTGAGATTCCTTCTAAATGGAAAGGCGAATGTGAATCTGGTTCCGATTTCGATCCCAAATTGTGTAACAAGAAGCTAATCGGAGCTAGAAGCTTCTCCAAAGGCTTTCAGATGGCTTCAGGCGGTGGTTTCTCTAGTAAACGTGAATCTGTTTCTCCTCGCGATGTCGACGGACACGGAACTCACACTTCAACCACCGCCGCTGGATCCGCAGTTAGAAACGCTAGCTTCCTCGGTTACGCCGCCGGTACGGCCAGAGGTATGGCGAGTCGTGCTCGTGTTGCTACTTATAAGGTTTGTTGGAGTACTGGTTGTTTTGGATCTGATATCCTCGCTGCTATGGATCGAGCTATACTTGATGGTGTCGATGTGCTTTCGTTATCTCTCGGTGGTGGTTCCGCTCCGTACTATCGCGATACCATTGCGATTGGGTCGTTTTCGGCTATGGAGAAAGGTGTTTTCGTGTCTTGCTCAGCTGGTAACAGTGGTCCGACTAGAGCTTCGGTTGCTAATGTTGCGCCTTGGGTTATGACTGTTGGTGCTGGAACGTTAGATAGAGATTTCCCGGCTTTTGCGAATCTCGGTAACGGGAAGAGACTTACCGGCGTTTCGCTTTATAGTGGTGTAGGAATGGGAACGAAGCCTCTTGAATTGGTTTATAATCAAGGGAATAGTAGTTCTAGTAATCTTTGTTTACCTGGTTCGCTTGATTCGACTCTAGTTCGTGGTAAGATCGTTGTTTGTGATAGAGGTGTGAATGCTAGAGTTGAGAAAGGAGCTATGGTGAGAGATGCTGGCGGTTTAGGGATGATTATGGCGAATACTGCGGCTAGTGGGgaggagcttgtggcagatagTCATTTGCTTCCGGCGATTGCTGTAGGGAAGAAGACTGGTGATTTACTTAGGGAGTATATTAAGTCAGATTCTCATCCAACTGCTGTTCTTGTTTTTAAAGGAACGGTTCTTGATGTGAAGCCGTCCCCTGTGGTTGCTGCATTTAGCTCGAGAGGTCCAAATACTGTCACTCCTGAGATCTTGAAACCTGATGTTATTGGTCCTGGAGTTAACATCTTGGCTGGTTGGTCTGATGCTATTGGTCCTACTGGTCTTGAGAAAGACTCGAGGAGGACTCAGTTCAACATCATGTCAG GTACGTCAATGTCATGCCCACACATCAGTGGTTTAGCTGGTCTTTTAAAAGCAGCTCACCCTGAGTGGAGTCCAAGTGCTATCAAATCAGCCCTCATGACCACAGCTTACGTTCTTGACAACACCAACTCCCCACTCCATGATGCTGCAGACAACAGGCTCTCTAACCCACATGCTCACGGCTCGGGACATGTAGATCCCCAAAAGGCTCTCTCACCGGGTCTTGTCTACGACATCTCAACCGAGGAATACATCAGGTTCTTGTGCTCTCTAGAGTACACAGTAGATCACATTGTTGCGATAGTGAAGCGACCAAGCGTCAACTGCTCAAAGAAGTTCTCAGATCCTGGTCAGCTCAACTACCCAAGTTTCTCGGTTTTGTTTGGAGGTAAAAGAGTTGTGCGGTACACTAGGGAAGTAACAAATGTTGGTGCAGCAAGCTCGGTTTACAAAGTGATGGTTAATGGGGCTCCTAGTGTTGGGATCTCGGTTAAACCAACAAAGCTTGCGTTTAAAAGGGTGGGAGAGAAGAAAAGGTACACAGTCACGTTTGTTAGCAAGAAGGGAGTGAGTATGACGAACAAAGCTGAGTTTGGATCCATCACTTGGATCAATCCGCAGCACGAAGTAAGAAGTCCCGTTGCATTCTCTTGGAACCggttttga